Proteins co-encoded in one Thermodesulfobacteriota bacterium genomic window:
- a CDS encoding acetate kinase has product MYVLIINTGSSSVKFTLFKKDNLKVMADGIVERIGQKGTKISMKTTGGKRASKEIQVANTRQAVRLIADFLTNKNAGNIQPGMDIAGIGHRVVHGGETINRSVVIDDRIKQVIKSFFELAPLHNPPNLEGVEACEDIFPGVPQVAVFDTAFHKTIPQHAYLYGLPYALYQEDQVRRYGFQGTSHQYVSRTAANFLNRPLQELKIVSCHLGSGCSITAVDGGRSIDTSMGFTPLEGLMMGTRCGDIDPAIVFYLMEHKQLDPRQINELLNKQSGLLGLAGIGSNDLRDIFQACEKSNKQADMAVKVFTYRIKKFIGAYTFVLGGIDAVVFTAGIGENSPLIRELVCQGLKNLGIILDPEKNATANKTCREIQSEESPVKVLVIPTDEEQEIALQTLELLHQERQG; this is encoded by the coding sequence ATGTATGTTCTGATAATCAACACGGGTAGTTCTTCCGTTAAATTTACCCTGTTTAAAAAAGACAATCTAAAGGTGATGGCCGACGGTATCGTGGAGCGAATCGGGCAAAAAGGCACAAAAATCAGCATGAAGACAACTGGAGGTAAACGGGCTTCCAAAGAAATACAGGTGGCAAACACCCGCCAGGCGGTAAGACTTATCGCAGATTTTCTGACCAATAAAAATGCCGGCAATATTCAACCCGGGATGGATATTGCCGGCATCGGTCACCGGGTGGTTCACGGCGGGGAGACGATCAACCGCTCTGTTGTGATTGATGATCGGATTAAACAGGTTATAAAAAGCTTTTTTGAATTGGCCCCGTTACACAACCCGCCGAACCTGGAGGGGGTTGAAGCGTGCGAGGATATCTTTCCGGGTGTTCCTCAGGTAGCCGTTTTCGACACCGCATTTCACAAGACAATTCCGCAACATGCCTATCTTTACGGATTGCCGTATGCGCTATATCAGGAAGACCAAGTGCGCAGGTACGGTTTCCAAGGCACCAGCCATCAATATGTCTCCCGGACTGCGGCCAACTTTCTCAATCGGCCATTGCAGGAACTAAAAATCGTATCCTGCCATCTTGGTAGCGGGTGCAGTATTACAGCGGTTGACGGAGGCCGCAGCATAGATACCAGTATGGGATTCACCCCCCTGGAGGGACTGATGATGGGGACCCGTTGCGGGGATATTGATCCGGCCATCGTTTTTTACCTTATGGAACACAAACAGCTTGATCCTCGACAGATTAATGAACTGTTGAATAAGCAAAGTGGCCTATTGGGTCTTGCCGGAATCGGCAGTAACGACTTACGTGATATTTTCCAAGCCTGTGAAAAAAGCAATAAACAGGCTGACATGGCGGTTAAGGTTTTCACTTACCGGATCAAAAAATTTATTGGTGCTTACACTTTTGTTTTAGGCGGCATCGATGCCGTTGTTTTTACCGCAGGGATCGGAGAAAACTCACCGTTGATCAGGGAGTTGGTCTGCCAGGGCTTAAAAAACCTGGGCATTATCCTTGATCCGGAAAAAAATGCAACAGCTAATAAAACGTGTCGAGAAATACAAAGTGAGGAAAGTCCGGTGAAAGTGCTGGTCATTCCCACTGACGAGGAACAGGAAATCGCCCTTCAGACCCTCGAGCTTCTTCATCAAGAAAGACAAGGCTAA